A genome region from Camelina sativa cultivar DH55 chromosome 10, Cs, whole genome shotgun sequence includes the following:
- the LOC104716893 gene encoding VAN3-binding protein-like: MTSLHKTLFTQNPTTSLDQLMMCHTGRDNSWKKLENIDEEGPATMMTREVKTALPPETPTETMEFLGRSWSISAVELTKAFFNNSAADTNSFLLSTLVNTNKEDREDEEDSTSMASSRDFLLPQKGNKTSPPITPRTGKEMKHLYKSMIRGKTMGRRLKDQKEKKKQETRTRNAEIHAAVSVAGVAAVVAATAASNAVASAEHAAESTTVAVAVASAAALIASHCIEMAGEIGAGYNQIAAAVSSATNARTNGDVMALTASAATALRGAAILRSRMERNNENKAMLYATKENVELEERNVFGVMTFVSRGEELLKRTRKGDLHWKQVSFNINSNWQVVLKMKSKHVGGTFTKTKKCVVSGVCRDIPEWAHRGRVEKMVERRAYFGVKTVERVIEFECGNKREKQMWIEGTQQLLNSLEIGSSVHWKH, from the exons ATGACAAGTTTGCACAAAACCCTCTTCACACAAAATCCCACTACTTCTTTAGATCAAT TGATGATGTGCCATACCGGAAGAGATAATTCATggaaaaaactagaaaacataGACGAAGAAGGTCCAGCAACGATGATGACCCGTGAAGTGAAGACGGCGTTACCACCGGAAACACCGACGGAGACGATGGAGTTTCTAGGGAGATCATGGAGCATTTCCGCCGTCGAACTCACAAAAGCTTTCTTCAACAATTCCGCCGCCGACACtaactcttttcttctctctacgCTTGTTAACACCAACAAAGAAgacagagaagatgaagaagattctaCTTCCATGGCTTCTTCTCGTGACTTT CTGCTGCcacaaaaaggaaacaagacCAGTCCTCCAATAACTCCAAGAACCGGCAAAGAAATGAAG CATCTTTATAAGAGCATGATAAGAGGGAAAACAATGGGAAGAAGATTGAAGgatcagaaggagaagaagaaacaagaaacccGAACTCGCAACGCTGAGATCCACGCCGCAGTCTCTGTCGCAGGAGTAGCTGCGGTTGTAGCCGCAACCGCTGCATCTAACGCGGTTGCATCCGCAGAGCATGCGGCTGAATCAACAACCGTTGCGGTTGCCGTTGCGTCTGCAGCAGCTCTCATCGCTTCGCATTGCATCGAGATGGCGGGAGAGATAGGGGCCGGTTATAACCAGATCGCAGCAGCCGTTAGCTCTGCGACCAACGCTAGGACTAACGGAGATGTTATGGCTTTAACGGCAAGTGCTGCAACAG CGTTGCGAGGAGCTGCGATTCTAAGGTCAAGAATGGAAAGGAATAACGAGAACAAAGCAATGCTATATGCAACAAAGGAGAACGTAGAATTGGAAGAGAGAAATGTATTTGGAGTGATGACTTTCGTTTCTAGAGGAGAAGAGCTTCTGAAACGCACCCGCAAAG GGGATCTTCATTGGAAGCAAGTATCTTTTAACATCAATTCAAATTGGCAA GTGGTTCTTAAAATGAAGAGCAAACATGTGGGTGGAACTTTCACAAAGACGAAGAAAT GCGTTGTCAGTGGAGTGTGCCGAGACATACCAGAATGGGCTCATAGAGGACGAGTAGAAAAAATGGTAGAGCGGAGAGCCTACTTTGGTGTGAAGACCGTCGAAAGGGTGATTGAATTCGAATGTGgtaacaaaagagagaagcaaatgTGGATAGAAGGGACTCAACAGCTGCTTAACTCACTTGAAATCGGTTCTAGTGTTCACTGGAAACATTAG